In Chryseobacterium turcicum, a single window of DNA contains:
- a CDS encoding DUF6048 family protein, with protein sequence MKTKLIYSLIFSAFGLLNLSAQKTEEAEKPKWKYEPNFIVGVDVLNAGASFFSDRQMFQGFISSKVKDNLHGIIEAGFDKNIYQNNGYDAKASGPFMKIGAFFMLAKDPENDFNGFYGGGKIGGSFYTQEYMKIPVRGFAGNSSSVSMPSSSQSSFWLEGNLGGRVQLFTSNFYIDVSMQPRYLMVTSKQDDVTPMIVPGFGKSSNKFNMGFAWNIAYKF encoded by the coding sequence ATGAAGACAAAACTAATTTATTCTTTAATTTTTAGTGCTTTCGGTTTACTGAATCTTTCTGCACAGAAAACAGAAGAAGCTGAAAAACCAAAATGGAAATACGAACCCAATTTTATTGTAGGGGTTGATGTTTTGAATGCTGGAGCTTCATTTTTCTCAGACAGACAAATGTTTCAGGGATTTATTTCCTCTAAAGTAAAAGATAACCTTCATGGAATTATAGAGGCTGGTTTTGATAAAAATATTTACCAAAATAACGGGTACGATGCTAAAGCAAGCGGTCCCTTTATGAAAATCGGAGCCTTTTTTATGCTAGCAAAAGATCCTGAGAATGATTTCAACGGTTTTTATGGAGGTGGAAAAATAGGTGGGTCATTCTACACTCAGGAATATATGAAGATTCCGGTGCGTGGTTTTGCAGGAAACAGCTCATCGGTTTCCATGCCTTCTTCTTCACAGTCTTCTTTTTGGCTTGAAGGAAATTTAGGCGGAAGAGTACAGTTGTTTACATCTAATTTTTACATTGATGTCAGCATGCAACCACGTTATCTGATGGTTACCTCAAAGCAAGACGACGTCACTCCAATGATTGTTCCCGGTTTTGGAAAAAGCTCCAACAAATTTAACATGGGCTTTGCTTGGAATATAGCGTATAAGTTTTAA
- the coaE gene encoding dephospho-CoA kinase (Dephospho-CoA kinase (CoaE) performs the final step in coenzyme A biosynthesis.), with amino-acid sequence MEELYSESQKSEPDSTLAPKIIGLTGGIGSGKTTVAKFIEDFGFPVYYSDDRAKEIVNDNEDLKLKIKELLGSDAYDKDEIYDRKFVAGKVFNDKELLQSLNEIIHPAVRLDFEDWVKKQTKYLVFKETALLFELKLHKQCYRSVLVTAEDNIRIKRVMDRDGKTYREVQSVMEKQMPEKDKIKLASCVIYNNTNLDDLKDQTERIIFEIE; translated from the coding sequence ATGGAAGAATTATATTCAGAGAGTCAGAAAAGTGAACCCGACTCGACATTAGCACCCAAAATCATTGGTTTAACAGGCGGAATCGGTTCCGGAAAGACTACCGTTGCCAAATTTATTGAAGACTTCGGATTTCCTGTATATTATTCGGATGATCGAGCAAAAGAGATTGTAAATGATAATGAAGATTTAAAGCTAAAAATAAAAGAGCTTTTAGGAAGCGATGCTTACGACAAAGACGAGATTTATGACCGGAAATTTGTTGCCGGAAAAGTTTTTAATGATAAAGAATTACTTCAAAGTCTTAATGAAATTATTCATCCTGCCGTTCGTCTTGATTTTGAAGATTGGGTAAAAAAACAAACCAAGTATTTAGTATTTAAAGAGACCGCTTTACTGTTTGAGCTAAAACTTCACAAGCAATGTTATCGGTCTGTTTTGGTCACTGCAGAAGATAATATAAGAATAAAAAGAGTGATGGATCGGGACGGAAAAACCTATCGTGAAGTACAATCTGTGATGGAAAAGCAAATGCCTGAAAAGGACAAAATCAAATTAGCCAGTTGTGTAATTTACAACAATACCAATCTTGATGACCTTAAAGATCAAACTGAGAGAATCATTTTTGAGATTGAATAA
- a CDS encoding FMN-binding negative transcriptional regulator, with amino-acid sequence MFIPKIYKSEDYNLMKEIISENSFALLISSVDKIRATHSMMMLNEDDSENRYIETHISRANPQAKTLKNGDEVLCDFLGAHTYISSSWYDHTNVSTWNYEAVQIYGKVEIMNSEELYSHLEKLTYKYEQAQHCPMMVKDMAKEFVEKEMKGAFGLKIIPPEIFINQKLSQNRKEHDFQNIILNLEKDDENGKQIASKMKLLKK; translated from the coding sequence ATGTTTATACCTAAAATATATAAAAGCGAAGATTACAATTTGATGAAAGAAATCATCAGCGAAAATTCTTTTGCTTTATTAATTTCTTCGGTTGATAAAATTCGTGCAACGCATTCTATGATGATGCTAAATGAAGATGATTCGGAAAATAGGTATATTGAAACTCATATTTCAAGAGCAAATCCGCAAGCAAAAACGTTGAAAAATGGAGATGAAGTGCTTTGTGATTTTTTGGGAGCTCACACTTATATTTCTAGCAGTTGGTACGACCACACCAATGTTTCAACATGGAATTACGAAGCAGTACAGATTTATGGAAAAGTTGAGATAATGAATTCTGAAGAACTCTACAGCCATTTGGAAAAATTAACCTACAAATACGAACAAGCCCAGCACTGCCCGATGATGGTAAAAGATATGGCTAAAGAGTTTGTAGAGAAGGAGATGAAAGGTGCTTTTGGCTTAAAAATCATTCCACCTGAGATTTTCATTAACCAAAAATTGTCTCAGAATAGAAAGGAACATGATTTTCAAAATATTATTTTAAATCTTGAAAAAGACGATGAAAACGGGAAACAAATTGCCTCTAAAATGAAACTACTGAAAAAATAA
- a CDS encoding GEVED domain-containing protein: MKKILLIFAFILAFMPQFRGQTGQIGAGTTTMTELPINSCYGYNYSQQIYTAAELTTALGTSTYITKIRFFVSATASTQTNYNQWVVYIGNTAVNNFATTTSWIPVANMTQVYSGTLPAMSNGAWVEIPLATPFTWDGTSNLVIAVDENAANYSCTQAWGSYAAGTNRGIMYRDDTVNPNPVTPPTAYSRYGNIPMLQLVAFDNQACSTAPPVPVVNNIGAAGATVSWSANINATYVVRYRSLPGGAWTTVPIPTLTSSYNIVGLLESSQYEVEVATVCAGTQGAWSTAVQFTTSAISYCPIASTSNADGYISNVTANATNSYVMSNNSGPAFYTNYASDPSKLITFVRNSTNNTVSVTKTFSGSVQYSFGTGVWIDFNRNGVFETNEQVLDSPSNTTSPVVSAGFTIPAGAYNGTLSTRMRVVLRESSSAAACVGFTWGEVEDYDVKFVDLQPCTTAPPTNISVANITIASATVSWVATANATYVIRYRTGTGAWTTVTLPTTTPPTSIYNIPGLLEATAYEVQVATICGGVTGAFSPSITFTTPILSYCSAAATSADEFISKVTVMPLALAAMNSTSTMGTAPYYSDYTADPARLVSLIRGSANNSISVTKEWPGTQYGAAVGVWIDFNRNGIFETSERILTGASNTTALVTGTFSVPTVASGLVYTGSLTTRMRVILRESTDPTVCGNFSYGEVEDYSVKFIDLLPCTTAAPTPVTVSNLTSSSAFVSWLPAANATYIIRWRQGTTGAWLPSAAGLTLPAGQSYYTIPALLEQTAYQVQVATICNGTTGAFGASVNFTTPSLTYCNMTGTGTNDHISNVKVTPINFPVMDNTSVQTNYISYTTPATLINLEVGSIANQISVTKAWAGTPTSSDAVYAWIDWDRNGIFTDAERIMTSASSTTTPVTATFNVPATGVYTGNYNTTMRVVLKRGSAPVICQDAVNGEVEDYAVKLRPCATTTPTNVTTTLITQNSATIGWTSATSNNSFVLEYRAVTAPVSPWITIQASVLGGNPPVLLTGLVPATLYEVRIAAKCGAGTLGNYTPVKQFTTRCDPTPPNVTVNNVTSSSAVVTWSPIVPSATYLVRYRVVGTATWINVTVPAPPVTSVTITGLGSYVTYEVQVANQCVGETTPNPWSTSQVFTTVRVCEIPPPGLTITQLNPTSAEVVWSAYTGSGATNNYILKYRKVGLPGWTTINVSNNTYTITGLLELTKYEMQVANVCTGTPGNFTPEYYFTTPTVVYCPMHSTNFGSEFISKVTAKPAGKPDMINITAGSAYSDFTTVPAKFIDMVQGSVGNQIIIDKTISSGAKAGVAVWIDFNRNGTFDLDERILADGPNTNPTASATFTVPSNAFLGSTNKYVVMRVAMSKDAIPVSCVSFTDGEVEDYTVRISQLPTANTVNQTDILIYPNPVKSILNVKNISKKAKYKIYSAAGQLVSSGVILNNKIDVSRLINGLYVIDIDDVQGTAQRKFIKE; this comes from the coding sequence ATGAAGAAAATTTTACTGATTTTCGCCTTTATTTTGGCTTTTATGCCACAATTTAGGGGTCAAACTGGGCAGATTGGTGCTGGTACGACTACAATGACAGAACTTCCAATTAATTCTTGTTATGGGTATAATTATTCACAACAGATTTATACAGCAGCAGAATTAACGACTGCTTTAGGTACAAGTACTTATATCACAAAAATCAGGTTTTTTGTGTCTGCAACAGCTTCAACTCAAACAAATTATAATCAATGGGTAGTTTATATTGGGAATACTGCAGTAAATAATTTTGCTACAACTACAAGTTGGATTCCTGTAGCAAATATGACTCAGGTCTATTCAGGTACATTACCAGCAATGTCTAATGGTGCGTGGGTGGAAATTCCGTTAGCAACACCTTTTACTTGGGATGGTACTAGTAATTTAGTAATTGCGGTAGATGAAAATGCTGCTAATTATAGTTGTACCCAAGCTTGGGGTAGCTATGCAGCAGGTACAAATAGAGGTATAATGTATCGAGATGATACTGTAAACCCTAACCCTGTAACTCCACCTACAGCATATTCAAGGTATGGTAATATTCCAATGCTACAATTAGTAGCATTTGATAATCAAGCTTGTTCTACAGCTCCGCCAGTTCCTGTCGTTAATAATATTGGTGCTGCTGGTGCTACTGTATCTTGGAGTGCAAACATTAATGCAACTTACGTGGTAAGATATAGGTCTTTACCAGGAGGAGCTTGGACTACTGTGCCTATACCTACACTTACAAGCAGTTATAATATAGTTGGTTTACTTGAATCTAGTCAGTATGAGGTAGAAGTTGCCACAGTTTGTGCAGGAACGCAAGGTGCTTGGTCTACTGCAGTTCAGTTTACAACATCTGCAATATCATATTGTCCTATAGCATCTACGAGTAATGCAGACGGATACATATCAAATGTAACTGCTAATGCTACTAACTCGTATGTAATGAGTAATAACTCTGGTCCGGCTTTCTACACAAATTATGCATCTGATCCATCAAAGCTAATTACATTTGTTAGAAATTCTACTAATAATACAGTATCTGTTACTAAAACATTTTCAGGCAGTGTTCAATACTCGTTTGGTACAGGAGTATGGATTGACTTTAATAGAAATGGTGTTTTTGAAACGAACGAACAAGTTTTGGATTCGCCAAGTAATACTACTTCACCTGTAGTGAGTGCCGGATTTACAATTCCTGCAGGAGCATACAATGGCACACTTTCAACTCGTATGAGAGTTGTTTTAAGAGAATCGTCTTCCGCTGCTGCATGTGTAGGTTTCACATGGGGTGAGGTTGAGGATTATGATGTTAAGTTTGTAGATTTGCAACCTTGTACAACTGCACCTCCAACTAACATTTCAGTTGCAAACATAACCATTGCTTCAGCAACAGTGTCATGGGTTGCAACAGCGAATGCTACTTATGTTATAAGATACAGAACAGGTACAGGTGCTTGGACGACGGTTACATTGCCAACGACTACTCCGCCAACAAGTATCTATAATATACCTGGTTTATTAGAGGCTACAGCTTATGAAGTTCAAGTCGCTACAATATGTGGTGGTGTAACAGGAGCCTTCTCGCCTAGTATTACGTTTACTACTCCAATTTTATCATATTGTAGTGCAGCAGCAACTAGTGCTGATGAATTTATATCTAAGGTTACAGTTATGCCTCTCGCACTTGCTGCGATGAATAGTACTTCTACAATGGGGACAGCGCCTTACTACTCTGATTATACAGCGGATCCCGCAAGATTAGTTTCTCTAATCCGTGGTTCTGCAAATAATAGTATTTCAGTTACCAAAGAATGGCCTGGTACTCAGTATGGTGCAGCCGTTGGGGTTTGGATTGATTTTAATAGAAACGGGATTTTTGAAACTTCTGAAAGAATTTTGACAGGAGCTAGCAACACCACAGCATTGGTTACTGGTACTTTTTCAGTTCCTACAGTCGCTTCAGGATTAGTATATACAGGGAGTTTAACAACTAGAATGAGAGTAATTCTAAGAGAATCTACTGATCCAACTGTATGTGGTAATTTTAGCTATGGTGAAGTTGAAGATTATTCAGTTAAATTTATAGATTTACTGCCTTGTACTACTGCTGCTCCTACACCAGTTACAGTGTCTAACTTAACTTCATCATCTGCATTTGTATCATGGTTACCAGCTGCTAACGCGACTTATATTATAAGATGGAGACAAGGTACTACTGGAGCTTGGTTACCAAGTGCTGCTGGTCTTACTCTTCCAGCTGGGCAGAGTTACTATACCATCCCTGCTCTTTTAGAGCAAACTGCATATCAGGTGCAAGTAGCTACAATATGTAATGGAACTACTGGTGCTTTTGGTGCTTCTGTGAATTTCACTACACCATCTTTAACGTATTGTAATATGACAGGTACGGGAACAAATGATCACATTTCTAATGTAAAAGTGACTCCTATTAACTTCCCAGTTATGGACAATACATCTGTTCAAACTAATTATATTAGTTATACTACGCCTGCTACATTAATTAATTTAGAAGTTGGATCTATTGCAAATCAGATTTCGGTTACCAAAGCTTGGGCAGGTACTCCAACGTCTTCCGATGCGGTTTATGCATGGATTGACTGGGATAGAAATGGAATTTTTACTGACGCTGAAAGAATTATGACTTCTGCATCAAGTACTACAACACCGGTAACTGCTACATTTAATGTTCCTGCTACAGGTGTCTATACGGGTAATTATAATACGACGATGAGAGTTGTATTGAAACGTGGAAGTGCTCCTGTAATATGTCAAGATGCTGTTAATGGTGAAGTAGAAGATTATGCGGTAAAGTTGAGACCTTGTGCTACAACAACTCCAACTAATGTAACAACTACACTGATTACTCAGAATTCTGCCACAATAGGTTGGACTTCAGCCACATCAAACAATTCATTTGTATTAGAGTACAGAGCTGTAACAGCGCCTGTGTCACCTTGGATTACTATTCAAGCATCTGTACTTGGCGGGAATCCACCAGTATTATTAACAGGTTTAGTTCCAGCAACACTATATGAAGTAAGAATTGCAGCGAAATGTGGTGCAGGTACTTTAGGTAATTATACTCCAGTAAAGCAATTCACTACAAGATGCGACCCTACACCTCCAAATGTTACAGTAAATAATGTGACTTCATCATCTGCTGTCGTAACTTGGAGCCCTATTGTTCCTAGTGCTACATACTTAGTAAGATACAGAGTAGTAGGAACTGCTACCTGGATTAACGTAACCGTTCCAGCTCCACCAGTAACTTCTGTAACGATTACAGGGTTAGGTTCTTATGTTACCTATGAAGTGCAAGTTGCAAATCAGTGTGTAGGTGAAACTACTCCAAACCCTTGGTCTACATCTCAGGTGTTTACTACGGTTAGAGTTTGCGAAATTCCGCCTCCAGGATTAACAATCACTCAGTTAAATCCTACATCGGCAGAAGTTGTGTGGAGTGCTTACACAGGTTCTGGAGCTACTAATAATTACATATTAAAATACAGAAAGGTGGGATTGCCAGGCTGGACAACGATTAACGTAAGTAATAATACCTATACGATAACAGGATTATTAGAATTAACGAAATATGAAATGCAGGTAGCGAATGTTTGTACGGGTACACCGGGTAACTTTACACCAGAGTACTACTTTACAACACCAACAGTAGTGTACTGCCCGATGCATTCAACTAACTTTGGTTCTGAATTTATCTCAAAAGTAACAGCGAAGCCAGCGGGCAAACCTGACATGATTAATATTACAGCAGGTTCAGCTTATTCAGACTTTACAACAGTTCCTGCGAAGTTTATTGATATGGTTCAAGGCTCTGTAGGTAATCAAATTATAATTGATAAAACAATTAGCTCAGGTGCTAAAGCTGGAGTAGCAGTTTGGATTGACTTCAACAGAAACGGAACTTTTGATCTTGACGAAAGAATTTTAGCAGATGGTCCTAATACGAATCCTACTGCAAGTGCTACCTTTACGGTGCCTTCTAATGCTTTCTTAGGATCTACCAATAAATATGTGGTAATGAGAGTGGCAATGTCTAAAGACGCTATTCCTGTAAGTTGTGTAAGCTTTACTGATGGTGAAGTAGAAGACTATACAGTGAGAATCTCTCAATTGCCAACAGCAAATACTGTTAATCAAACAGATATTTTGATTTATCCAAATCCTGTTAAATCAATTTTAAATGTTAAGAATATCAGTAAAAAAGCGAAGTATAAAATTTACAGTGCAGCTGGTCAATTAGTCTCTAGCGGAGTAATCTTAAATAATAAGATTGACGTAAGCAGACTAATCAACGGTTTATACGTAATTGATATTGATGATGTTCAGGGCACAGCTCAGAGAAAATTCATTAAAGAATAA
- a CDS encoding DUF6452 family protein: protein MRYFKFFIFIIAVSSVVSCGSDDDICDSGEGTPRMKIAFRKGNQITKLDSIKITADFGTGMVNLGWKLKVDSVFVPLRVDDSPFTEIYVQTTTQEDPTKVRINYTTKAIYVSPACGVKKNYENVNSVLSASNSLKSVEQGQNFIENEDKTNLFFNF, encoded by the coding sequence ATGAGATATTTTAAATTTTTCATATTCATAATAGCAGTATCATCGGTCGTTTCATGTGGAAGTGATGATGATATCTGCGATAGTGGTGAAGGTACACCACGAATGAAAATCGCATTTAGAAAAGGAAATCAGATTACAAAGCTCGATTCTATAAAAATCACCGCAGATTTTGGAACAGGCATGGTGAATTTGGGTTGGAAGCTAAAAGTTGATTCCGTATTTGTCCCTTTACGTGTGGATGATTCTCCGTTTACAGAAATTTATGTGCAAACAACTACTCAGGAAGATCCTACAAAAGTGAGAATCAATTACACGACAAAAGCGATTTACGTTTCTCCGGCATGTGGTGTCAAGAAAAATTATGAAAATGTAAACTCAGTATTATCAGCTTCGAACTCTTTGAAAAGTGTAGAACAAGGACAAAATTTTATAGAAAATGAAGACAAAACTAATTTATTCTTTAATTTTTAG
- a CDS encoding reprolysin-like metallopeptidase, translating to MKKLVTALFCSLIGGSALAQWTPAAAEKRTKLGETQVRNYYKLDLAKIQSQLKDAKLMGGNAKPVEISIPSLNGKIEKFAVYSFPVMDKELAEQYQLGSYVGVGINDPGKYIRFSVSPTNFQSMVINNGTYEFIEPQNGSKTLYGVTPKTINTGGKSFVCSTTEGTKSIDQINEMIKGGQSFTNQPTDFSKSSDRKYRTMRLAISTTPEYTTFHGGTVATALSAINATMTTVNGVFEKDFALHLNVQNYPQLIYVAGLPDPYTNNLNLQLQQTLTSVVGSANYDIGHVFNAAGNNGNAGCIGCVCLAPANNNSLGKGSAFTQSTSPVGNTFDIDFVAHEMGHQLGGNHTFAHSLEPSGTNVEPGSGSTIMGYAGITGPDTDVQPNSDPFFHKVSIVQVQNNLTAKTCDVETSINNNPPVIAALPTYNIPKGTAFVLTASATDPENDPITYMWEQVNNASVTINKNNLGTTATGATFRSFTPTTSPSRYFPKLTSVLAGVLDNSTNQWESVSQVARSTKFSVTVRDNNPDPQQQQTQSAEQTIVVGNDGPFKVLTNYINSNAPSALEWDVANTTAAPYNVENVKIDYTTDNGTTWNVLIASTANDGTENISFPAALNGQTVKVRVSAIGNVFYAVRSVMITPFATCTGAAPTNIIVSNITASSAYISWAPIVNATYKFRYRKPSAAVWTEVSLNDTFITLNNLAENTDYEVQVAAVCNGIPGAYSASVGFNTVLLTYCVTQSNDFVNEYISNVTVANINNTSVGTAYSDYTTNPLLQINVVKGVSNQMSVTVENPDYDTVAAWIDYNKNGVFESSERVFNFPVALITGPVTGSFTVPQSAITGQPMRMRVVLLYGGAPNAGGSLTGPCGLLNYGEAEDYFVVATETNLSTADNNIKNNGIQIYPNPATDFLNVTKVSDKATYKIYSAAGQLVGNGNISNGKINVSSLIKGAYVISIEDKGKESFNSKFIKK from the coding sequence ATGAAAAAACTCGTTACTGCTTTATTTTGTAGTTTGATAGGAGGGTCTGCGCTTGCGCAGTGGACACCTGCTGCTGCAGAAAAAAGAACTAAACTTGGGGAGACTCAAGTAAGAAATTACTATAAATTGGATTTGGCAAAAATTCAATCTCAGCTTAAAGATGCAAAGCTAATGGGTGGTAATGCTAAACCTGTTGAAATCTCAATTCCGTCTCTTAACGGGAAAATTGAAAAATTTGCTGTTTATAGCTTTCCAGTAATGGATAAAGAGCTTGCAGAGCAATATCAATTAGGGTCATATGTAGGAGTGGGGATTAATGACCCAGGAAAGTACATAAGATTTTCTGTGTCTCCAACAAATTTCCAATCTATGGTAATCAATAATGGAACCTATGAATTTATTGAACCTCAGAATGGATCTAAAACCTTATATGGAGTAACACCTAAAACTATTAATACAGGAGGTAAAAGTTTTGTATGTAGTACAACAGAAGGTACAAAGTCAATTGATCAGATTAATGAAATGATTAAAGGAGGACAGTCTTTCACAAATCAACCAACTGATTTCTCAAAAAGTTCTGATAGAAAATATAGAACGATGAGATTAGCAATTTCTACAACACCAGAATACACTACTTTTCATGGAGGTACCGTTGCAACGGCACTATCTGCTATCAATGCAACCATGACTACTGTAAATGGTGTCTTTGAAAAAGATTTTGCTTTACATTTGAATGTACAGAACTATCCGCAATTAATTTATGTTGCAGGATTACCTGATCCATACACTAATAATTTGAATTTACAGCTTCAGCAAACTCTTACTTCGGTTGTAGGTAGCGCAAATTATGATATTGGACATGTGTTTAATGCTGCGGGAAACAATGGAAATGCTGGTTGTATAGGCTGTGTATGTTTAGCTCCTGCAAATAATAATTCTTTAGGTAAAGGATCAGCTTTTACGCAAAGTACAAGCCCGGTGGGTAATACTTTTGATATTGATTTTGTAGCTCATGAAATGGGACATCAATTAGGAGGGAATCATACTTTTGCTCATTCTTTAGAGCCTTCTGGTACAAATGTGGAACCAGGTTCTGGATCTACAATTATGGGGTATGCTGGAATTACTGGACCTGATACAGATGTTCAGCCCAATTCTGATCCATTCTTCCATAAAGTTAGTATTGTTCAAGTGCAAAATAATTTAACTGCTAAAACTTGTGATGTAGAAACTTCAATTAATAATAATCCACCAGTAATTGCGGCTTTACCGACATATAATATTCCTAAAGGAACGGCATTTGTTTTAACTGCATCTGCTACAGACCCTGAAAATGATCCTATTACTTATATGTGGGAACAGGTGAATAATGCAAGTGTAACGATTAATAAAAATAATCTAGGTACTACAGCTACAGGGGCTACTTTTAGATCTTTTACTCCAACGACAAGCCCAAGTAGATATTTTCCTAAATTAACTTCTGTGTTAGCTGGTGTATTAGATAACTCTACTAATCAGTGGGAGTCTGTTTCTCAAGTAGCAAGAAGTACGAAATTTTCTGTTACTGTAAGAGATAATAATCCTGATCCTCAACAGCAGCAAACACAATCTGCAGAACAAACAATTGTTGTTGGTAATGATGGACCATTTAAAGTTTTAACAAATTATATAAATAGCAATGCTCCTTCTGCTTTAGAATGGGATGTTGCTAATACTACGGCTGCTCCTTATAATGTTGAAAATGTAAAAATTGATTATACAACAGATAATGGAACAACTTGGAATGTTTTGATTGCCTCTACTGCAAATGATGGTACAGAAAACATTAGCTTTCCAGCTGCTCTTAATGGGCAAACAGTAAAAGTAAGAGTTTCAGCAATTGGAAATGTATTTTATGCGGTAAGATCTGTAATGATTACTCCTTTTGCAACTTGTACAGGGGCTGCACCAACTAATATTATTGTATCAAATATAACAGCTTCTTCGGCTTATATTTCTTGGGCACCAATAGTCAATGCAACTTACAAGTTCAGATACAGAAAGCCTAGTGCAGCTGTATGGACTGAGGTTAGTTTAAATGATACCTTTATTACTTTAAATAATTTAGCAGAAAATACAGATTATGAAGTGCAGGTTGCTGCAGTTTGTAATGGTATTCCTGGGGCTTATTCTGCTTCTGTTGGTTTTAATACAGTTTTATTGACTTATTGTGTAACACAATCTAATGATTTTGTAAATGAATATATTTCAAATGTTACTGTAGCTAATATTAATAATACTTCTGTAGGAACTGCTTATTCAGATTATACTACCAATCCTTTACTTCAGATTAATGTAGTTAAAGGTGTTTCAAATCAAATGTCTGTTACAGTTGAAAATCCTGATTATGATACGGTAGCTGCTTGGATTGATTATAATAAGAATGGAGTATTCGAAAGCTCTGAAAGAGTATTTAATTTCCCAGTAGCTTTAATTACAGGTCCAGTAACGGGATCATTCACTGTTCCTCAGTCAGCTATTACTGGGCAGCCTATGAGAATGAGAGTTGTTCTTTTATACGGTGGTGCACCAAATGCAGGAGGATCTTTAACAGGGCCTTGTGGATTATTAAACTATGGTGAAGCAGAAGATTATTTTGTTGTAGCAACTGAAACTAATTTATCAACTGCTGATAATAATATTAAAAATAACGGTATTCAAATTTACCCTAACCCTGCTACTGATTTCTTAAATGTTACTAAAGTTTCTGATAAAGCGACTTATAAGATTTACAGCGCAGCGGGTCAATTAGTTGGTAATGGAAATATTAGCAACGGAAAAATTAATGTTTCATCATTAATAAAAGGAGCTTATGTAATATCTATTGAAGATAAAGGAAAAGAAAGTTTCAATTCTAAATTTATCAAGAAATAA
- a CDS encoding MBL fold metallo-hydrolase: MKLYPIQCGKFKLDGGAMFGVVPKSLWEKTNPADERNLIELGTRSLLVEDGKKLILIDCGLGNKQDDKFFGHYSLWGDDNLDNNLKKYGFVKEDITDVFLTHLHFDHCGGAIEWNDDKSGYRPAFKNAQFWTNENHWQWATEPNAREKASFLKENILPIQESGQLNFLPLPSTGNYGFAPDLKMDVIFVDGHTEKQMLPVIQYQEKTIVFAADLIPTAGHIPQVYVMGYDTRPLLTIDEKAKFLKQCVDNDYLLFFEHDAHHELASLKMTEKGVRLDQTFSFNDVFGY, translated from the coding sequence ATGAAATTATATCCTATCCAATGTGGGAAATTTAAACTAGATGGAGGCGCCATGTTTGGGGTCGTCCCAAAGAGTCTGTGGGAAAAAACAAACCCTGCAGACGAAAGAAACTTAATCGAACTAGGAACCCGTTCTTTGCTTGTAGAAGACGGAAAAAAATTAATTTTAATTGATTGTGGTCTCGGAAATAAGCAGGATGACAAGTTTTTTGGTCATTATTCGCTTTGGGGAGATGATAATCTGGATAATAATTTAAAGAAATATGGTTTCGTAAAAGAAGATATTACTGATGTCTTCCTTACACACCTTCATTTTGACCATTGTGGCGGAGCCATTGAATGGAACGACGATAAATCGGGTTACAGACCGGCTTTTAAAAATGCGCAATTCTGGACGAATGAAAACCATTGGCAATGGGCAACTGAGCCCAACGCTAGAGAAAAAGCAAGTTTTTTAAAAGAAAACATTCTCCCTATCCAGGAAAGTGGACAGCTTAACTTTTTGCCGCTTCCTTCCACCGGAAACTATGGTTTTGCACCAGACTTGAAAATGGATGTTATTTTTGTAGATGGACATACCGAGAAGCAGATGCTACCCGTGATTCAATATCAGGAAAAAACGATTGTTTTTGCGGCAGATTTAATACCTACAGCAGGACATATTCCTCAAGTTTATGTGATGGGTTATGACACGAGACCATTACTTACGATAGATGAAAAGGCAAAGTTTTTGAAACAATGTGTAGACAATGATTATCTTCTGTTTTTTGAACATGATGCTCACCATGAATTGGCAAGTTTAAAAATGACTGAAAAGGGAGTTCGTCTCGACCAGACTTTCAGTTTTAATGATGTTTTTGGATATTAA